GCCATCGATTCCCGGATCGACTTGCCACCCCCGAAGACCGCTTCGTCGCCGTAGCTGATCGAGCCGTCGGGTCGTTCGGCGGTGAGGTCGCGTTCGATCTCGATCCACAGGTCGGTGTCGCCGAGCCGCACCTGATCGCCGGTGGTCGGTCCGTAGAGGTCGACGTACTTGCGGGCGCTGATGCTCGTCATCGCGCGTTCTGCTTCACCTGCAGGCCGGCCACCACGCGTTCGCCGCGCAGGCTGACGGCACTCACCTCGCGGGAAACGCCCGGTTCGAATCGGACGGACGTGCCGCTCGGCACATCGAGCCGGAACCCCTGCGCCGCAGCGCGATCGAACTCGAGTGCCGGATTGGTGTCGGGCAGGTGGAAGTGCGAGCCGACTTGGATCGGACGGTCACCGGTGTTCGTGAGGGTGAGCGAGATGCGCTCGTCGGCCGGACGCGGATTGATTTCTCGCTCGGTCTGCGCCGGTCTGGTTGCGCCGGGCGCTTCGGCCGACCCGCCTTGCACGGGATGGTGCAAGGTGACCAGCTTGCGTCCGTCCGGGAAAGTCGCCTCGACCTGGACGTCGTGAATCATCTCGGCGACGCCGTTCATCACCTGGTCGGCCGTGAGCACCTCGCGTCCTTCCTCCATCAATTGCGTCACCGACGCTCCGTCACGAGCGTGTTCGATCACCCAGGTCGACAGCAGTGCTACGGACTCGGGGTGGTTGAGCTTCACCCCGCGCGCGAGCCGGTCGCGGGCCACCATGCCGGCCACGGCCAGC
This is a stretch of genomic DNA from Yimella lutea. It encodes these proteins:
- a CDS encoding urease subunit gamma, with the protein product MHLMPSDTEKLLLAVAGMVARDRLARGVKLNHPESVALLSTWVIEHARDGASVTQLMEEGREVLTADQVMNGVAEMIHDVQVEATFPDGRKLVTLHHPVQGGSAEAPGATRPAQTEREINPRPADERISLTLTNTGDRPIQVGSHFHLPDTNPALEFDRAAAQGFRLDVPSGTSVRFEPGVSREVSAVSLRGERVVAGLQVKQNAR